The sequence TTACCGACATTGATTCAATATTACTGATATCAATATTTTCGTATGATGTCCAGTCTCCATCTTTAATGTTGCGAACTGTGAATGCACCACCAAATGTTGAAACTTTAGTAATTTCAGCGGATGATTTTTCATCAAATTCAGCGGCAGATACTTTTTCAGAAGAGCCGTCGGCTTTAATCAGTTCAAAATCCTGAACATACAAAAGATTACTAAGGTCGAGCGTGTTGGCTCCATTGCTATGTGCCACACTAACTGTTGGATTAACTTCACTTAAATATGAGCTTATCCCCTCTAATGGAGAAATCATATTTGAATCTACTGTTGCTCCGGAATAAGGACCCAGTTCAACTTTGTCAGCGTGAGGTCCAAATAAGGCAATTTTCTTTATCTCACCTGCATTTATCGGAAGTGCTTTTTTGTTGGTTTTTTCTACAACATTATTTTTTAGCAAAACCGGTGTTTTTGTTGCAACTTCCTCGGCCAATGCAATGTGGGCAGGAGAATTTATTACGTCTTCCTGAATTAGTGCATAAGGAACTTTGCTTTTCGGATCAAACTCTCCTGTTTTCATCCTGATTACAAACACATTAACCAAAGCCTTATCAATCTCAGCTTCAGTTATAAGTCCTTCCTTAAGGGCATCGATAGTACCTGTTTGATAAACGCTGCCACAGTTACTGTCAACTCCCGCTTTGAGCCCCATCGCCGCAGCCTCTGCATTACTTTTGGCGTAATGGTGTCCTGTTTCAATATCACCAACTCCACCACAATCGCTGGTAACATAACCGTCTAAACCATAAGTTCTGCGGGCAATGGTATCTACCAGAAACTGACTGGCCGTTACCGGAATACCATTTACGGCACTGTATGCTGTCATTATGCTCGGAACTTTATCCTTTTCAATTAACGTTTTATAAGGCGCCAGGTAAAATTCTCGCATATCACGGTCATCCATATCAGAACTTCCTGTGTGACGGTTAAACTCGCTGTTGTTTGCAAAATAATGTTTTGCCGTAGGAACAGTTTTATAATAAGTTGGATCGTTCCCCATCATTCCTCGCACAAAGCCGCCTGCAACCTGTGAAATTAAGAACGGATCTTCACCAAATGATTCTCCGGTTCTTCCCCAACGCGGGTCTCTAACCGGTTCAACAACCGGCGACCAATAAGTCAGTCCATTTACAGCAATTGCATTACCTCCTCTTCCTTCTTCTGCAATAGCCGATGTTTCGCGTTCTGCCAGTTGAGGGTCCCAGGCCGAACCTAATGCAACACTATTGGGAAATGAAGTTGAAGGTTTGGCGTATGGATTAAAATAGCTTGCAATTCCATGCAATGCTTCTCCCCATACATTGTATGAATTTATTCCAAGACGAGGAATTGCTGGCATTGTATTTCCAAGTAAACTTTGTTTTTCTTCCAAAGTCATTCTTGAAACCAAGTCAGCTGCTCTCTCTTCGAAAGAATATGCCGTGTTGAGATAAATAGGTTCTTTGCTTGCTTTTTCTGTTTTCGAATTGAAAGAAACGAGCATACTAAACGACAATAGTAAAATGATGTGTTTTAAATCTCTGTATTTCATCGTGTTGAGTTTATCATAAAACTTAAAATCACGCTTGCCCTTAAGGATTAACCATCTAAAATAGATTCATGTAGTTTTTATTGCTCCGCTAACCTCACCTTCTTTCGATGTTTTAAAAACAAGTACAAAAAAGCTATTGCGAGAAATACGGTCAGAATTATTACATACTGAAGAGTAGCAGCTCCCGCAGCCAGGTCATCGCCAAACTTTGTTAACTGCACGTCGTAAATTTTTCCAAGGGCAGGTTGTGCAATACCTCCACCAAGGAATCCAATACCTCCCATTATTGCTAATCCGAGAGCTCCGCTTGTTGGTGCTTTTTCAGCAACTACTCCTAACATGTTAGGCCAAAAGAATCCTATTCCGAGAGCAAAAACGGTAGCTGATGCAAACAAAACAACGCCTGATGAAATACTCATTAAATAAAGTCCAATACCTGAAAATATGGCAGAGAACAATAATATTCCAATACCAGATAAACGATGTACGACCGGACCGGCAACCAAGCGAGCCAAAGCCATAATTGCCGAGATCCAAACCAGGATCAGAATTGCCCCGATACCATCGCCGAATAAATTACTTACTGAGTTATTAAACAATGCAGCAATCCACTGGTTAGTTCCTAATTCGGTGGCAGCTGTAAATAACATACAAAAGGCCATAAAAAGGAAAAACGGAGAAACACATGCTTTTAACATATCTTTATAGGACGCTCCGACAGTAACCCGTTCTGTTTTCGGAAATTCCTGACGTAAGAACAACAATCCATAACCTACAGTAGGTACTAACATTACTGCTGTTTGAATACGCCATCCGATACCTATTTCATTTAAAAAGAAAACGATCAATCCGCCAATTACAATACCGGTGGGGAACCACATATGAAATCGATTAAGTTTTGCCGTTTTGTTATTGGGATATAAGGCCGTAACTAAAGGATTTGCTGCAGCTTCAACACTCCCGTTTGCAATACCAATAAACATGGTTGAAAAGAAAAGCGACCAAAAACCTTGAGCGAAAATAGTCCACGTGAGGCCAATAATATGGCAGGCAAAAGCAATAGCTATAACTTTACCAATACCCAGGATATCGATTAAAGGGCCAAAAATTACCATTGCAAGTGTAAATCCCCAAAACGCTGTTCCTACAATCCATCCAACTTCGGCACCTGTCAAATTAAATTCTTCCATCCATGGAGTTATAAACCCACCACGAGTTCCAAATGAAAGTGCAGTTACAACAAGGGCTAAACAACTTGCATTAAATAATAATGTATTTCTGATTTTGTTCATAAGTGTAGATTTAATTTATATCATTTACCAAAGTTCCTCTCCGTATTCCCATCCATTACGAACTGGTTCTTTTATATATTGATCGAGCTCAGGATGGTTAGTTGCTTTCATTGTTGTTGCATCATACTCAATACGAGTATTAAAGCGCTGTGCTAAAACACCTATTAAAGCCATTTCTGTAAGACCGGTTGCATAATTAAAGTTTGAACCGGGCATTGGGCCGTCGCCTTTAATAGCATCTAAGAACTCTTTAACAGGCCCACCTTCTATTCTAGGTATTGTGGGTGCCGGCATTTCATTTGCAACCCAATTTTCCCACTCTTCATCAGCCATTATCAGCATTGCATTATCTGGTCGGCCACCAGTTATTATATTTTGCTTTTCGCCAACCATTATCATGCCCGATGGAGGTAATTCATCGATTCCCCATTCGAGTCTGTTTTCAGGTTTTAATCCACCTTCGTACCATTTCAGAACTGCGGGTGGTTTATTCCCACGCTCTGGAAACTCAAAACGAATTATTGATTTATCAGGTACAAATCCATTAGGAGAACCTGAATGGAATTCAGACTCAACAACATTAGGCATTCCCAGTTCTAATGTCCAGAACGGAGCATCCAGTGTATGGCACGCCCAATCGCCTAATTCTCCATTTCCAAAATCGTAAAAACCTCTCCACGAACGAGGAACATAAACATTGTTGTAAGGCCGAACAGCAGCAGGTCCCAGCCATAAATCCCAATCCAGTCCTTCCGGAACAGGTTGTTCTGCAGGTGGGTACTGACCAGGTTTGGTAAAATATTTCCCTACCCCGAATTCAGGTCCGTCAAACCAGGCAAATATTTCTTTTACTTCTCCTGTTACTCCTGCGTCATACCATTCTTTTACTTTCCTTATACCATCAGTTGTATGGCCCTGGTTGCCCATTTGAGTGATTACATTGTAATAATCAGCAGCCTTTTTTAGTGTTCTTAATTGCCAAATATTATGAGCGAGTGGTTTTTCTACAAAAACATGTTTGCCCAATTGCATGGCCGCCATTGCTGCAGGGAAATGACTATGATCAGGTGTTGATACCATAACGGCATCAATTTCATTGGCCATTTCATCAAACATTTTTCTATAATCTTTAAATCGTTTGGCATTCGGGAATGTATTATAACCTTCGCTGGCAGTTTCATCGTTTACATCGCATAATGCAACAATGTTTTCATTACTGCTTTTACTCCAGTTTTCCCGGCCTCGTCCACCAACTCCAATAATGGCAATGTTGACTGTTTTAGAAGGTGAACAGCTTAATAGGTTTGGAATGAGAGCCGTGCCCACGCCTATTGCAGAAGCGGATTTGATAAAGCTTCTTCTTTTCATTACTTACATTTTTAAAGTTACGATTCCACTAACCGTATACAGGTCTTACCCAGCTTTCTTTTTCATGATATTTACTTTCGCTGGCCCATCGTATTCCTCTTTTCATAATTTCCAGTGCTTCCGGAACTTCGAAATCGGCCATAACATGCCCCGACGAGGAGTAGAAAATTCGTCCTTCACCGTAATATTTTTTGTAAGCAACCGGCATTACACAGCCATCGGCCCACGGAGCATGACCTGCTACAAATTTTGTTGTTGAAAGAACTTTAACATTCGGATCAACGTGCATGTAATATTGTTCCGAGTGTAAATCAAAATCTTTAATGCCTGCCGTAATAGGATCATCATGATCTACGATATTTACTTTAAAGTCGATAACGCCGCCCGGATGTGCTACCCATTGCGAACCAATCATAAACTGATATTCAGTATTGTTTCTAAAGGCATCATTAAGTCCACCGTGCCAGCCGGCAATTCCGGTACCATTTTCTTTAACAGCCGCTAAAAGGGCACTTTCCTGTTCGCGTGTAATCTGCGACATCGTAACGATTTGAATTATTAGATCTCTGGAATCCATCAAATCTTTATCGAGGTACGAATCAAGGTTGTCTGAAACGACTACTTCTGCTCCTTCGGAACGCATCCAGGGAACAAATACATCAACCGATTGCTCTGGTTCGTGGCCCGGCCAGCCTCCCCAAACATAAAGCACCTTTTTGCCTTTTAGCGAATCGTTTGTTTGCTGTGCCCCTGCATTAGCCATATTTTTAGGCAGCAGGATACCTCCGGCTCCTGCTGCTAATGTAGTTTGTACAAATTTTCTTCTGGATAAAGAATTCATTTTAAGTAGTTTAGTGTTTATAGTTTATATCCATTTTGATATGCGCGGTGATAGTGTTTTTCGGCTTCAGGATCGTTAATGAAATACTGAGCTTCTGGTGACCACCTAACCGGACGGTTTAACTCGTAGGCAATGTTTCCTAAAATACAGCACGTAACTGTTCTTTGACCAACTTCAACCGGAGCAATAGGATCTCGTCGTGCCCGTACTGAATTAATGAAATCTTCAACGTGTCCGGCACTTCTTTCGTAAAGTCCTGCATCTTTTTCTCCCTGATCAGGAGGCAGTAATGACTTATCGGAAGCAGCAATCTGTCCTCTTGAAACTTCAATCCATCCGTCTTCGCCCCAGAATTTAAGCCCGAGTGTTTTTCTTTCGTCGTAAGGCTCATTTACCATTTCCAAGCCATTATCGTAAACGTAAGTCAGGTACTTAGCTCCCTGATAACCCGGAGGAATTACTTTAACCGGGCCACTGTGATCTTTTTTCAATGCCCACTGACCGATATCGAAATTGTGTGCTCCCCAGTCGCAGGTAAAACCACCACCGGTTTCTTTGTAATATCTCCAACGTCCCCAACCTCTTTCTCTTACCGGCGGATCGATAGAAATTGGCAATGCAAGTGCTGAATTAAATTGAATGCTGTGTGGAAGTGGTCCTAACCAGCGTATCCAGTCTAAATCTTCAGGAATAGGTTCTGCAGGTAAGTCATATGGATCAGGCCCTGGACCTACATAAGCCTGAACTTTTGTAAGTTTACCAAAGGCTTCCCGGTGAACCATACTTACGGCATGTTGATAATTACTATCAGAACGTTGCTGGCTTCCTGTAGCAAAAATTACGTTATTTCGACGCACTGCTTCAGCAACCTTAATGCTTTCTTTAATTGTAAAAGTTATTGGCTTTTCCTGATAGATATCTTTACCGGCATTGCAGGCATCAATAGCAATCATAGCGTGCCAATGATCGGGTGTTGCAATTACTACTGCATCAATATCGTTGCGATCAATAATTTCGCGGTAATCCAGATAAGTAGTAACCTCTCCGTCAGGATAATATTCTTTAACCTGTTTTTCGAACCGTTTTCTTTTAATACCATAAACATCAGCGCCGGCCACTACTTCTACACCGCTAATATGGCGGAATCCGTTAAGTAAGTTCATGGCTTGCTGGCCAAGGCCAATAAAACCAACGCGTATTGTATCGTTGGCACCTGCTTTAAAACTTTGTAATAATGGCAAAGCAGTTAAACCAGCTGCACCAATTGAACTGGTTTGAATAAATCTTCGTCTGGAAAAATTTGTCATGATTAAAATTTTATTGTTTAGTTGTATAGATTAAAATTTGCTCCGGCTTAACTTAAGCCGGAGCAAAAGAATTTAGTATCCAGGATTTTGAACGATTTTCGGATTTTGATCAATAACATCCTGAGGTATTGGTGTCATATATTGTTTCAGATTAAAAGCAGCAGTCCACTTTACTTCTTCCTCAACGCTGTATACCCATACACCTGAGTTATCGCTTGGAACCGAATTGCGAATTACCATATTATGGCGTTGTGTCCCCATTGTTTGTTCGGCAATCTTCCAACGCTTGTTATCGTGGTATCTTTTATTCTCGAAACAAAGCTCAACCCGACGTTCACTTCGAATTGCCTCGCGCATTTCTTCTTTTGATAAACCTGGTTCAAGATCAGGAATACCACCACGAGCCCTGATTTTATTGATCGCGCTGTAAACTGATGCATCGGGGCCTGCAGCCTCATTTTGTGCTTCGGCATAGTTTAGCAGCACTTCGGCATAGCGGTAGTAAATGAAATTTTGTCCACTGGCATCGTCGGCAGGAGCTGCATCCGGATTCAACTTTTTCTTTTGGTAATAACCCGAGTCGCCCGCATCAGTCTTTCCTGCCAAATCAATTTGATTTGTTTTGTCAGGATTTGGATAGGTTTCATCAATTCGGGTGTAAATAATGTCTGTTTCGGGCATCCAGTCGAGTTTATAAGGAGCTCCGTCATAAACTATCCAGTCGTAGAATCTTGGTTCCCGGTTTACGTAAGGATTCTGTGGATCGTATCCTGATTCGGGATCATCGATAGCTTTACCATTAGCCATCTTGAATTGATCAACCAACTCCTGAGTAGGATTATAGTTTCCCCAGGTCATGTATTGCCCCAATACATAAGTTGGGCCTCCGCGTCTTTCGTAGTTGGCTCCCATTCCTGAAACATTTGCAACAATTTGTCGGTCCCAAATAACTTCTGAATGATATTCGTTGGCTGCCCGCCATAAATTGGCGACATCATCAAACAGTTCGTAATACTGGCCGTCGCCATATTGATCAATAAATTTCTTGTTTGTAGCCGCTGCCTGGGCAAACAGTCCCGAACGAGGAGATGCAAAGTGAACTACATTTTCCGGATCTGAAAGATAAGGTTCGCTACTGTTAAAGAGTTCGCTTGCTGCAAACAATTCTATCCAACCTTTTAGCGCCAATGCGGCACCC comes from uncultured Draconibacterium sp. and encodes:
- a CDS encoding Gfo/Idh/MocA family oxidoreductase — its product is MKRRSFIKSASAIGVGTALIPNLLSCSPSKTVNIAIIGVGGRGRENWSKSSNENIVALCDVNDETASEGYNTFPNAKRFKDYRKMFDEMANEIDAVMVSTPDHSHFPAAMAAMQLGKHVFVEKPLAHNIWQLRTLKKAADYYNVITQMGNQGHTTDGIRKVKEWYDAGVTGEVKEIFAWFDGPEFGVGKYFTKPGQYPPAEQPVPEGLDWDLWLGPAAVRPYNNVYVPRSWRGFYDFGNGELGDWACHTLDAPFWTLELGMPNVVESEFHSGSPNGFVPDKSIIRFEFPERGNKPPAVLKWYEGGLKPENRLEWGIDELPPSGMIMVGEKQNIITGGRPDNAMLIMADEEWENWVANEMPAPTIPRIEGGPVKEFLDAIKGDGPMPGSNFNYATGLTEMALIGVLAQRFNTRIEYDATTMKATNHPELDQYIKEPVRNGWEYGEELW
- a CDS encoding RagB/SusD family nutrient uptake outer membrane protein, translating into MRRNKINIFRLGILTLFILSIVACDQEEFLENVDKANLSDATQWASDGNADIFLNDVYSELPNKWNTAENLDYYTDDYNISHYYTASNWRQGVCLAPSSSTTNAWFGTEGPTEGYYSWENFFVYIRKANTFIQKIEENKENFSTDWYNKRMDEAKFLRAFFYSEMFMHYGGLPIITIPLDRNTMEPDELLYPRETFGGTFDFIIGELETIINNGNLPVKYNSGENEAGHATLGAALALKGWIELFAASELFNSSEPYLSDPENVVHFASPRSGLFAQAAATNKKFIDQYGDGQYYELFDDVANLWRAANEYHSEVIWDRQIVANVSGMGANYERRGGPTYVLGQYMTWGNYNPTQELVDQFKMANGKAIDDPESGYDPQNPYVNREPRFYDWIVYDGAPYKLDWMPETDIIYTRIDETYPNPDKTNQIDLAGKTDAGDSGYYQKKKLNPDAAPADDASGQNFIYYRYAEVLLNYAEAQNEAAGPDASVYSAINKIRARGGIPDLEPGLSKEEMREAIRSERRVELCFENKRYHDNKRWKIAEQTMGTQRHNMVIRNSVPSDNSGVWVYSVEEEVKWTAAFNLKQYMTPIPQDVIDQNPKIVQNPGY
- a CDS encoding MFS transporter yields the protein MNKIRNTLLFNASCLALVVTALSFGTRGGFITPWMEEFNLTGAEVGWIVGTAFWGFTLAMVIFGPLIDILGIGKVIAIAFACHIIGLTWTIFAQGFWSLFFSTMFIGIANGSVEAAANPLVTALYPNNKTAKLNRFHMWFPTGIVIGGLIVFFLNEIGIGWRIQTAVMLVPTVGYGLLFLRQEFPKTERVTVGASYKDMLKACVSPFFLFMAFCMLFTAATELGTNQWIAALFNNSVSNLFGDGIGAILILVWISAIMALARLVAGPVVHRLSGIGILLFSAIFSGIGLYLMSISSGVVLFASATVFALGIGFFWPNMLGVVAEKAPTSGALGLAIMGGIGFLGGGIAQPALGKIYDVQLTKFGDDLAAGAATLQYVIILTVFLAIAFLYLFLKHRKKVRLAEQ
- a CDS encoding ThuA domain-containing protein; this encodes MNSLSRRKFVQTTLAAGAGGILLPKNMANAGAQQTNDSLKGKKVLYVWGGWPGHEPEQSVDVFVPWMRSEGAEVVVSDNLDSYLDKDLMDSRDLIIQIVTMSQITREQESALLAAVKENGTGIAGWHGGLNDAFRNNTEYQFMIGSQWVAHPGGVIDFKVNIVDHDDPITAGIKDFDLHSEQYYMHVDPNVKVLSTTKFVAGHAPWADGCVMPVAYKKYYGEGRIFYSSSGHVMADFEVPEALEIMKRGIRWASESKYHEKESWVRPVYG
- a CDS encoding Gfo/Idh/MocA family oxidoreductase encodes the protein MTNFSRRRFIQTSSIGAAGLTALPLLQSFKAGANDTIRVGFIGLGQQAMNLLNGFRHISGVEVVAGADVYGIKRKRFEKQVKEYYPDGEVTTYLDYREIIDRNDIDAVVIATPDHWHAMIAIDACNAGKDIYQEKPITFTIKESIKVAEAVRRNNVIFATGSQQRSDSNYQHAVSMVHREAFGKLTKVQAYVGPGPDPYDLPAEPIPEDLDWIRWLGPLPHSIQFNSALALPISIDPPVRERGWGRWRYYKETGGGFTCDWGAHNFDIGQWALKKDHSGPVKVIPPGYQGAKYLTYVYDNGLEMVNEPYDERKTLGLKFWGEDGWIEVSRGQIAASDKSLLPPDQGEKDAGLYERSAGHVEDFINSVRARRDPIAPVEVGQRTVTCCILGNIAYELNRPVRWSPEAQYFINDPEAEKHYHRAYQNGYKL